From the genome of Chaetodon trifascialis isolate fChaTrf1 chromosome 4, fChaTrf1.hap1, whole genome shotgun sequence:
TGAAGGTTTGTCTGCTTCACTCTGATGCCTCTGGACTCCTGACTGTGCTGAGAATGCACAGACTCCACCACAGTCGACTTCACGCTGAGAGCAGCTGCATTCCTGACCTGCAGTTcaaagagcaaagaaaacacacccacaccgacacacagaaccccccccccccccccccacacacacacacacacacacacatacacatgaacacacaccccTAACTAGATATGTAaggtatatacagtatgtacttaTGTACAAGGTCATGTGTGTGCTCTCCCTCTGGCATACAGAACACACCTTTCAATGCACAGTGACACTTCTATAACTGCTACAATACATATGCACGCTGTCAGTTTCTGAAGTAGTTCCAAGACAAGACAACCAGACACCCTGGTTTGAACCTCACACACCAAAGCTGCAGAGAATCCAGGTGATAAAAACATATGAAGTCAGAAAGATCAGTGGTCCAACCTCCTTCATCCACACTGCACCTCTTGCTGGGGTCTGCTTTATTCCTAAAAACTGTTACGACCATATTATTTTACTAATAGACGTGACCACAGACGAGGgtcttgttttcacttttactgtttttgttaacAAGATTCAAAGATTACGTGACTTTTGgagcatacatacacatactttCACAAAATGTATGCTTATTTGTTAAAAATCAGCATTTACagcacaaaaagtacaaactaATGTTACATTTATGTGAATATGTCTGGAAGAAAATGTCACCAAGTTACATTTTCTGCTGACAGTGGCCCCAGTGGTCAAAACACAACGTTTCAGAAAACACTTCACAATGACGTTTCATGCTGTTGTGCATTGTGAAATGCTGCTGTAATGTATTCTAATAAAGAAGCAGCAATAAACCATTTAATATCATTCTGCAGTCACTCACAGTGATGACCGCGCCAAACAAACTTGCATAGAATATGTCTAGACAtcacacaaaataaattcaGCATGTTCCTGTGAAAGCCATGCTGGACATTAGggcttgttttcctcttctcatTCACTAAAACTCATGACTGACTGAttcaaaaacaacagatgaCGGTTGGAGTTAAGATGTTTAAGCTGTACTTAACCATGTTCTACAACCCAttcttttcatatttaaagTGTTATAGGTTTCCATTATGTGACCACATATCAAAAACTGGTCCAAGCTCTGCTGATACACATACAGAGGCTTAAAGGAAAGGACTAATTCAACGTACAGCAGCTTAGCTTGGCCCCTGATAACCTCTTACCCAAACAAAAGGCCTATCCATGCACAATGAGTCTCACTGTGACGGATGTGGGTTAAAGTTACCTTATGCTCACATCTGAAAGACTGAATTAAACTTGCTGACAAAAATTGCCTGAGAGAAATCTTACGCCTTCCTGccagcattttctcttttttcttttttttcaacttttacCTCTTTGTTCCTTTGACATTCACACATCTTCAGAGAGACAAAATGCTCTTTTGAAGATCAAAATGTTTTGTCACTCTGGTGGAATTCCTGTAAAACCATGTGATGAGCAAACACTTTTTGCTTCATAAAGGTTCTTTTAACCAGGCACGCAACAGTGAATACCGCCtctgtgggggttttttttcctgcgTTTGGAGGCTGTTATTGGAAACCTTGGTTGTAGGCTCtgattgtttattttgtcctcCCTTTTAAGGTGGGGACTTTCATATGACAATGCTGTAGGTATGACAGACAAAGCGAGCCAGAAATTCCACAGGAGAGCTGCCAACTACCAAGACGATGGAACAAATTACAAATTAGGTTTGTAAAACACAAGCATGTAACAAAGCTATTGTTTGTAATAATTCACAGTCTAATTTAAAGGGACAATCCGCTGATTTTACACAAAAATCAGTTTACTGCACACTgtgtttaaagcagcagcagtgtcttAAAGAATGCGTCGATGTACTGCTAAtctgcaacagcaaatacagaATAATTGAGGGAAATGTAATGCTGTTACGTCCACACTGGGACACAAAGTGAACAGCCAACTGCCACATTGAGGGCATATAGAGGGAGGaaatgctaaattatttaaATATGCAGACAACGCTGACAATTTTGGTCTCTCAGTTGCTCCTATAAGACATTCAAGCTTTTGCACTCAGTTATAcacaaaagaaattaaagaaatagttcaaaCCCTCCTTACTTATTCACCTCTacacagctgaccaatcacagcatgaTGTGGGTATAAACATCTGATTCTCAGCCCAGTCGTCAGAattaaatgttggcattgtacatttctgcaaaccacagatatgtTAAATTTGACTGTTTCATACCATGTATTATATCAACATTTCTACAACAAGTATCAAAGTGACATAGCTCAGATTGGCAGTAAGTGTACATGAGCCGAGTTTTTCTCATCAGGTGGAGGATGGGATGGCAGTGGCATGACAGCTAGACAAGGTGACttccaaacagcagagcagtgcTCAAGCCCTGTTTCATCCAACAGAATTGTATTTTTATCAAGGCATTGGGGCCTTTTTCTAGCTGTGtttgtggcaaaaaaaaaaaggtatcttaagccaaaccatgatcttATGATATCTCCAATCAAGTGGTTTTTGGGCCTAAACCTACCAAGACCTTAGACCACAGCACTGTCACAACATGAAGTTTAAACATATCTGTAGTTTTCAGACACCTACAATGTCATCATTGATCCTGGCGACTGCACTTCAATTATCCGACATCATAAAGGTGTCGGGGGAGGGAGCTCAGAGCTATCCAACCACCCAACAAGTACCTCTGAAAAGGCATTCTGGCTCTTTAACTTCAAGGAGACAGGGTCGGAAACAGCTTCATAATGTCTTTTGTGGCTCTGGAAGAGTTTTTTTACGTGTGAAGAAATAACCCTGAAGATGTCTTGGCTTGggtttaagacttttttttgaGTTTTACCAGAAAGCCTGCATTACATTAAATGTTGGCACAGTTAAGATCGCGCAGAGACCATGTTTGTATATGACCTCTATTATGACACATAAAATATGTGGCTAGCCAACTGAAACACTTGGTGAAGTTAGCGAAAGAACACAATTGCTGATTGCCAGTTTGTGGTGGGAGGTGAACTCTGGTCTCCTGCATGAAGGTTGGGCATGCTACATGCCCATCCACCCACGCACCCTGACCTCCATAACCTTACTTTCCCACCTCACTGCATATAGGGCGCGCTACTATACTTCATGAGTGGGCACTGAACACTGATTGTAAAACGGACAAAAAGTCAGAATATCTCCATTTTTCTTTATCGATTTGGACATTCCTCTCTCACAGGTCCAACAACTTTATGGACATACAATAGTTATCAGCCCTTTTGAATGTGTGCACAAGAACACAACCATCCAGGATACAGCAGATTATCCTCCACACAaacctgtgagtgtgtgcagcaggtgtgaAAAGGAGATGGTGGCATATCATATAACCTTTTGACAAGTTGCTCAACAACAACAGGCCCTCCCTGTTATTGTTGGGTCAACAAAGTCAGACGAATTCTTTAGGATTACAGTGGAGTGGAGGACATGAGTGTGAGTGCCGTGCGCTCGCTGTGTGTCGACCCGAGGCCCCCTCTTTGTCTTAGTGTTGGGGTTAACTCCCCCCTTTGCTCCCAGGCTGGCCCGGGGTCAGGGGGGAAACAGGCAGCCAGTCAGGCAGCCAGGcattctttctgtgtgtgtgtgtgtgtgtgtgtgtgtgtgtgtgtggctgcagcccACTCTGTGCTCTTTGACTCTGCTGGCCTTATAAGGCATCCAGTGCCATGGCAACGGCAGGGCTTGAATAGCAGTGTCAAATCcctcagcacacagacacacgctcaCTCTCCCTAAAGGAGGGAgcgaggcagagacacagagaggggattgagaggagcaggagaggaggctATCTCTGGGCTTCTCTCCACTGCGGCGTCTGGCTTTCGCTAAAAGGTCTATGACCGTGTTTTTCCTGCGCTTGTTTGCCTAATTTATTCCTGGAGGGGCCAGCAGAAAGAAAGgcggaaaagaaaaaaggaaaaaaaaaaaaaaggacggGCAGAATAGTAAAGAGTGCAACAGGACACCCTGACTTACTGACAGGGAATGCAGAGAGGTTCTGGCCTCTGGTTGTTACTGCTGGATGGACAAGCACTGACAAAAcaagagaaggaagagagaagcAACACTTTGTAGAGCcttgagagaggaggaggaactgccACTGAGGAGATTTCTCaactctgcttttgttttggctcgttgtttttctgtgacatTTGAGCCTCTGACACCACAGACTCTGAGGAGTTGGAGGAGCCACAAGAAAACATCATttcaccacagacacagaggaggaggacttaTTTGATGAACTTTGTTGCTACAGAGACCACAGAGACTTTATTCTAGTCCTGAAAGGAGAGTTCAATCTTTCTCACCAGCTCTTGTATTGATATCAAGTGTGGAATCAGTTTCAACTGGCTCTTTTTGACAGTGGTGCTCCTGGGCTAAAACCCTTATGATATATAAAAGCTGAAGCGGTGCTGTGGTCGTCGACTCTCAGAATaccaaagaaagacagaaaatttcCAAAACtcctcatctgtgtttgttttgggagggggggggggcatatgAGAGTTTCCACAGCAAAAtcttatttttcctcctcatcaccatcacctCTGCTTCTGTAACAGCCCCGACAAGTCAAGAGTGAGTCTGGACTAGACCTGGCTCAGATCAGCAGATAACACCACTGCACGGCAGGAACTGGTTGGACTAGTTTGTACGTTGGGGCAGAGGGCAGGGCAGTTTAACCCTGCTTGTGGaaggctgtgttttattttcctcccaCTTGCCTACCTTTTCTGGAGAAAGTCTGAGAGAGGGGTAgagcttgtttttcatttggagAGCGGCTGTTTTGTCCCTTGTCACCATGCTTAGGTGAGGTGAGGTGCTGTTTCGTTTTAACTTGTTGAAGGGGacgagagagaaagtgagagggagggagaaggagtcAAAGTGTAATTTATTGTTTCCTGTGAAAGGAGCAAGGCTGCACCCTTTTCTCCTGCCTGAACTCTGAACcactcaatgtgtgtgtgaagttttcTCAGACCTCGAGAGTCATTGATCGGAGGTCAGGGCAGCGAACACAGGGGTgaaagacaaggagagagagagcagagagactaaagaagagagagaaaacagcagtggGAAGGACCTCGAGGTCATTACAACCAGACGGCAAAGGGGAGAAAGGTCAACACAAGAGAGCCCGGGACAACTTTTAGATCTTCTTAGACAAAACCTGCCTTCAATACAAATCTGgagccactttttttttgttctggaATCAGTTTTTAGACTTTAAGGGCAGCAGGAAGCTGGGGGACAGGGCGGGTCTGTGTATGATCCACTCAGAGGGCTGCGTGTCTCAGAGAATATGGCCATGGTGAGCGGGGGATGGGGCAACCCCAACGGGGACACTAATGGACTCGGGGAGAAGGCTTACCtgagaagggaggaagaggagggctcgCCTCAGGCCGGGAGCAGCGATGTGGACATCGGGGATGAGGACAAGGCGTGCGTAGTGGACTGCGTGGTGTGTGGGGACAAATCCAGTGGGAAGCACTACGGCGTGTTCACCTGTGAGGGCTGCAAGAGCTTCTTTAAGAGGAGCATCAGACGAAACCTCAACTACTCCTGCAGGTAAGAGCTGCTGGGAGATTCAGGTGGTTGGCTTATTTTGTTTCTGATCTGAACAGATGTGGAGTTAAAGAACacagctttcatttattttgctcacttttcttgtttattgtttttggaAACTTCACTTTGCATTTAATAGATGCTTGTAACACACTACAAGCAGATGTAAGTGTTTCAACTGTGGACATCCATTTATGGagataatgaatgaaacaaatagTTTTAATAGTATAAGATGTGTCTTTATGGGAGAAGGATACTGCACATTAATGAACACCTAAACTGTCCTTATACCTCTTCATAACTCCTTTGTAATGCGTTCTAAACACGTTAAAGTTAAGTTTTACCATCTGTTCTGATAAGCCAAAATATAGTTATCCACATTCATGAAGGAGAGAGCAGATTAGTCCATTTCTCACTCCAGAATGATATGTTCCAACCTTGGATACGTCTCACAAAGAGCccgaagaaaaaaaagaaagaaatggaagccCTGAAGGTCAGTCATGTGAGGATGGATTGCCTCAGAAGGTCAACATTCCCATTATTCTTCAGCACAGGAACACAATGTTACAACTCAATTCTCTGCTCTTACTAAGACTACTCTCGGCCTCAGAATACAGTTATTTCTTCCACATGATAATGTGCTAACTCTGAATGGAAGGTGTCTTAATAGTCACTTGCCATGTCCAGGGCTGAAAAGGGCTCTCTGTGAAACATTGGCAGACCTCGTCCTGCTGTAAAAGGCAGCACAAGGGTGTGTAGGGCCGATGATTTACAAAGGTCACAAGCTTGATAGCTTTTCAGCCACGCCAGCTCGCACAGTTCACTCATCGCAGGGGtcagtgagagagtgtgtgtgtgtgtgtgtgtgagagagagagagagagagagagagagagagagagagagagagagagagagagagagagagagagagagagagagagtttccTTCCTGGAAACTCACCTTATCTCTTATTTCCTTTGTGCAGATCAAATCGAGAATGCCAAATCGACCAGCATCACCGCAACCAGTGCCAATACTGTCGTCTGAAGAAGTGTTTCCGTGTCGGAATGCGCAAAGAAGGTATCAGAGCTCTGTTATCCATGTGCACCGtagtttaaaaatgttttttggagGATTAATGGACACATGAATGAATTTTTCACTGACAGAGGTAAAAAGCATGAAAGCCTGAGGTTCCTGTTTGTTACTATTTGGGAACAAACATACAGAGAATTATTGTCTGACTCTGTAGGTCACCTCAGCTCTATGGACCATTTTACCAtatttcagctcagtgttttggtttcaACAAAAAATAGCTCTGATAGATCCACTGTACacaacctgctcagcaccaaaaaacagacaaacactaactggtgaacatagtggagcatttagctacTAAAAAGACAGATATTCCCCTCAGGAGTGGGTGGAGACCACaactgagttaaaaaaaaaaaaaaagagtgaacgTTGGACTAACATGCATAGTTGGCCACAAATTTGagttgctctgtaactgctggtTGTGAAAATAAGCAACTGCTTGCTAATGCATTTGCCATATCAGCTTAAAGGGTAATACTGTATGCAAATGTTATGTGTGTggccaaaaaaggaaaaatcacaTAGATTAATGTAGGTTTAAGGAAAAAGTTGTAGtagaagaaaaagcaaaaacaatgtaaacatACTCCTTGAAAAGTACAAATTCTGCATAAAAAAAAGTAAGCACAGAAGTGTGATCAGAAAATTGCATTGAAAGTAGTAAAAGTACTTGCTTTGTAGAATAGCTGTTTgatagttattattattactgacgTAATGTCtatgcattttaatgctgtaTTTGGTGTTTTATGTACTCTTGGATCTTATGCAATCCCATATTTTTTAACATACTGATTTTCAAAGTAACTCCAGCTGTCaaatgaaagttaaaatcaaaaagttaaaaagtaCCACATTTCACCCTGAAATGCAGCAGTACAGATTACCAAAGTACCATAAAACAGAAGCCAGGTAAAGTCCAATTACCTCAAAATTTtgcttaagtacagtacttgagtcaCTTTCCAGCACTGAGGTCTGAACCAATCATATCCTCTCCTTTACATAGGCTACCAACAAATGCCCTGATTCATGTACACGCGTCTTTAAGCACAGCAAAGCCACATTAGCACAAATACCCAGAAacatatacaaataaataaatatcagaaATGGGTCATTCACAGAGAAGGCGCTTACTTCGACAGAAACAGCCACTGACATTTGCCAGTGATCCAAGCACAATATTTATACTCTCAACTAAAGCCTGTTTTCACCCTGGTGCTTgactctctgcagctgctgggctTCAGGGACCGGGGGCAAGCTGACAAGTTCACATACTGCTCCATCTTCAGTCCAAGCAAACTGAAATGTCTGTGTCTCTACTGAAAACTACACGTATCTTTTTAGttatgatttgtttttctgcagtgtaAGTTAGTCGTAAGATGAGAcgattctttttcatttcctcgTTATCACATCACAAACCATTTCAAACTCATTTGTAGTTGTATTCTAGTCGCCCATGAGCAAATCGTATTGTATTTCAGTCTGTGTCAGTGGATACCACGAGCTGTCCCACAGATAATGTGCACTGTGGTGACAGTATGCCAGGGGTTATATTGGGACGGGTTATTAATGAACCATGCTGACTGTGGCAGTGACGCAGGTTGAACTGTTTCCACATTACCTGGAAATGTCTTCTTCACCTTTAACCCCAACAGGGAGGTACATGCTTACTGCTTTAAGTGAGATTTTGGCATGTAACTAAAGTGTATTGAATGCAATTTAAAACAGCCAAAATTGTTCAGTAAAGCTTGGTGCAGTGTGGGCAGTCGTGCATTAACCTCAGAGAAAGCAGTCACATTAGAGTATTGGCATTTGATTATAATTATGGAGGGCTGCAATGAAATAAAGCAGCCACTAGACTGCTCTAACTCATGATTATATTGTTAAAAGGGTGGTGATgaaagcaacacatttcaaactatTGCTTGGTATCACTAGGCGTGACGCTATTAAAAGTTACCTCAGAGATCCATTTCAAACAAGCATAGCATAGACAGCGACCATATGTTCTTTATGCATTTGAATGATGATGAGAAAATTCTGTTATGTTACTTTAGAAATGTAAATCGTTTTTCCATAACCTTCAACTCActattcaaaataaaagctgacatTTACTGATGGGCTGAATTGAAAGAAAACCACAGAGCATGAGGACCTTTACCAAGGCTACATAGTCCAGTAAATGTTAGATGTTTTTCTATAATAAAAAGGTGTTGAGATACTGAATGTGAGATAGCAGATAAAATTTCTGGAAGTGTAATAGTTCCTTagtaatcaaaaaaaaaaaaaaaagaaagagtaaGAGTTAAGAGGGAAtccattaaaagaagaaaagcctGTCAGGAAAGTGCCTCCAAATGCTGCAAAATCACAGATACCTGCACGAGCAAGGGACGTGGTTGgtgttaaaaaagaaacagaacagaaaagacagaaataaacagaaacaggcCTGACCTCAGCATGCCAAAGTAGGAGATTGGTGGGCATGGAAATAACCTGAAAAAATAAGACCTGTATCCTCTTTTCTGTCAGGTGGAATTGTCAAGCTAACAAAAATTTGTGATGATAAGAATAAGTCCTACGAAGCTAGAACAGTGAGTGTAAATTTGAAAATAGCACTTGGCATTAAAAAAGTATTGTTACTGAAAGATGTATTGGTagattttcatgtgtttctcgtgattttttttccttctttttcaaTGACGTGATTATTTTTTCAGACAAGCTCAAGCTTTTTTCAGTGTCATTGGTGTTACTACTCCAAGCACCAGTATTGTAACTGCATGAATAGACGTGCATCAAAATCCAGACAGCAGCTGGCTTGACTTAACTTATTAATTTTAGCTGATATTAGCTAACGTTAGTgctgatagctgacattagctatcATTAGCTCTTATAACTGACATTAGCCatgatagctgacattagctatcATTAGCTCTTATAACTGACATTAGCTAACCTTAGCTCTGTTAGCTGGCATTAGTTATGATAGTTGAcatttgctaatgttagctatcatagctgacattagctattATAGTTGAcatttgctaatgttagctatcATAGCTGACATTAGTGATCATTAGCCCTGATAGCTGACATTACTTATCATAGCTGACATTCTGACATTAGCTTATGTTAGCTCAGATAGCTGACATTACCTATCATTGCTGACATTAGCTGACTTCAGCTTaaatagctgacattagctaactttagctatGCTAGCTGACATAAATGGAAGTGTAGCTGACTACTCTTGAAACGGAAACTGAAACTAACTTGCTTGTATTGAACTATATTAgatgctttttttaaaactaaaactaaaagaTATCttacaaacaaagaaacacctCCTTTGTGAAGGAAATAATTTAagagtatgttttcattttaattttcaacTGTGTTTTTTCAAACATGGATGGAAGAAGGAGAACCAGTTTTATTTGTTCCTGTaatccagcagctgttttacatatttaatcttttttatttaCACTGGAAACATATCAGCAAAGATCACACTGAATTATATTGTCTTCCATACAACTAACTCATTAGATTGGATTCACTGGaattgttaaaagaaaaaaaaaaaaatctttactGGTGCGCATTTTAAACCATCTCAGTTATCAGTAAAGcaccagtgttttctttttcatgtacTTTTGCTTCAGTAGAACATTGTAGGATGTTGCTTCAAAACCTTCTGCAGAAGATAAAGTTGATTGATAGGAAATTTCTCCTCCGTCATCTGCTATACATCAAGAAACATCTAACATCTTTCACTCACCCTGTGTGACTCAGTCTGTTATCgctcttcactctctctctgcagcagtccAGCGGGGCCGAATCCCTCCATCTCACCCAGGTATCAGTCCAAACTCCCTGGCGGGTGGGGTTGGAGGTGCGGTGCCAGGTCACATTGGGGCAGACTACTTCAACGGGCAGCCGGTGTCAGAACTCATCTCCCAGCTCCTCCGGGCTGAGCCGTACCCCAACAGCCGCTACGGGACCCCATACAGTCAGGCACAGATGCAGGCGTCTGCGAGCGGGGCCTCCGTCATGGGCATTGACAGCATCTGTGAGCTGGCTGCTCGGCTCCTCTTCAGCACCATCGAGTGGGCCAGAAACATCCCATACTTCCCAGAGCTGCCAGTCTCAGAGCAGGTCAGCTAAGACATACATgacctcttcttttcttttgctttccttGTTCAGAAAACCAGATTACAGTTTCAGCGCAGAGAAACATAAGCCAGCATTCATCTTTTCAGCCACAAACTACAGCTCTAATGTCATACCCACACCCCCAAATATCTGTCTATCTACCTGACATGAGTTATCAGCAAAATACCAAAAATGAACTCTGGCAAGCAATTGCTGGACTTACAAAATGACATCATGCTTTCTTCGTCATGTTGTTGACACTTCGTTTAAAATACACTTGGACTATTCGCATTGGTAGACATGACTAAAGGCAAACAATTAGCGCAGAGTTCAAAGTTGATTTATGTAGAGAGGcctcagattaaaaaaaaaaaagagtcttaACTGTTGAATGTCACAGAGTTTTAAACCACATAAAGATGCTCATTTCCTCTTAAGTCAGTGGGTTCTTGTCATCATCACCCGTGACCCCTACAAATGAAGCAATAACTACAGAAGTTATGGCCTTAGTGTGAGCTCCTGTCCGTCAGAGAGGTctttttgacagacagcattAT
Proteins encoded in this window:
- the nr2f6b gene encoding nuclear receptor subfamily 2 group F member 6b, which codes for MAMVSGGWGNPNGDTNGLGEKAYLRREEEEGSPQAGSSDVDIGDEDKACVVDCVVCGDKSSGKHYGVFTCEGCKSFFKRSIRRNLNYSCRSNRECQIDQHHRNQCQYCRLKKCFRVGMRKEAVQRGRIPPSHPGISPNSLAGGVGGAVPGHIGADYFNGQPVSELISQLLRAEPYPNSRYGTPYSQAQMQASASGASVMGIDSICELAARLLFSTIEWARNIPYFPELPVSEQVALLRLSWSELFILNAAQSALPIHMAPLLAAAGFHSSPMSAERVVSFMDQVRVFQDQVDKLNRLQVDTAEYSCLKAIALFSPDACGLTDPAHVESLQEKAQVALTEYERLQYPNQPQRFGRLLLRLPALRAVPANLISQLFFMRLVGKTPIETLIRDMQLSGSSISWPYAAGQ